A window from Calliopsis andreniformis isolate RMS-2024a chromosome 5, iyCalAndr_principal, whole genome shotgun sequence encodes these proteins:
- the LOC143179992 gene encoding dymeclin: MGGTPSRYDDLSKNIHLERFCGKESISLNDPFWDTFLSFTMRPPVTRNDQIELDSRLDSFCQQLLANNLSTGNFGTLIEVAVRSVNSLCEVPQSQRFIIAWQTYNALFVTRCILKYLVETVGEEEMIKHIEAPEYVQTYSDPSHRLEDLLGALVNIIIYIPLCEFTYIVHLEAINCFLVLLSVQLFSQIAAEYSCIYRIVMQSFYEKQYVRSIVCKLLHNFVQQEHALPGLLTQQSGGSIVFSIAAGLWNVITMGMGSSLKNVQVTSNGTSEEEDRKCDTKTPLASQSLLLLLILTNHCTAKQNPYRIALFTFADTQNDYSIMYEENTFKFNFNKLYSTICKIPNTDEVTLLLYMLLHRNPNVKQYIMRRPDIQLLVTPILQILYHAPNNTSHHIYMSLIILLILSEDETFNKRIHEIMLKGVNWYTERSISEISLGGLLILVVIRTIQYNMFKMRDKYLHTNCLAALANMSAQFTSLHPYVSQRLLSLFETLAKKHVKLEAKIRAQPQISSDSTIVTVNGTIANTDLIQDLTILEEVLRMVLEIINSCLTYRLAQNPNLIYTLLYKKDIFQPFRTHSAFQDIVQNIDSVINYFSYKLEQKDQSQLGVSQVLTTIQQGTSEWPRDRLRKFPELKFKYVEEEQPEEFFIPYVWNVVCQSALLHWSAENIKLFSPHSGEQTTIIVC, from the exons ATGGGTGGGACGCCAAGTCGATACGATGATCTCTCTAAAAATATTCATCTGGAAAGATTCTGTGGAAAAGAAAGTATTTCTCTAAATGATCCATTTTGGGACACTTTTTTATCTTTCACAATGCGACCACCAGTTACTAGAAATGATCAAATAGAATTAGATTCTCGATTAGATTCCTTCTGTCAGCAGTTACTTGCTAATAATTTAAGCACAGGGAATTTTGGTACTTTAATAGAAGTTGCTGTCAGAAGTGTTAATAGTTTATGTGAAGTTCCACAAAGTCAAAG GTTCATAATAGCATGGCAAACATATAATGCATTATTTGTAACAAGATGTATATTAAAGTATTTGGTGGAAACAGTTGGTGAAGAAGAAATGATAAAACATATAGAAGCACCTGAATATGTACAAACATATTCAGATCCATCCCACAGATTGGAGGATCTTCTTGGTGCATTAGTGAATATCATTATATACATACCATTATG TGAATTTACATATATTGTCCACCTAGAAGCAATAAACTGCTTTCTTGTTCTACTTTCGGTACAACTATTCTCACAAATTGCAGCTGAATACAGTTGCATCTACAGGATAGTAATGCAATCATTTTATGAGAAACAATATGTGCGGAGCATAGTGTGTAAATTATTACATAATTTTGTACAACAAGAACATGCTCTTCCAGGGTTACTTACACAGCAATCAGGTGGAAGTATTGTCTTCAGTATAGCTG cTGGATTGTGGAATGTAATTACAATGGGTATGGGTAGTAGTTTAAAAAACGTACAAGTTACTAGTAATGGTACTTCTGAAGAAGAAGATAGAAAATGTGATACAAAAACACCTCTTGCTAGTCAGTCTTTATTACTGCTTTTAATTTTAACCAATCATTGTACGGCAAAACAAAATCCTTACAGAATTGCACTTTTTACATTTGCTGATACACAAA ACGATTATTCTATAATGTATGAGgaaaatacatttaaatttaatttcaataaattGTACAGTACTATATGTAAAATACCAAATACAGATGAAGttacattattattatacatGTTATTGCATAGAAATCCCAACGTTAAGCAATATATTATGAGAAGACCAGATATACAATTATTG gTCACGCCAATATTACAGATACTGTATCATGCTCCAAACAATACATCCCATCATATATACATGTCTCTCATTATTCTTCTAATTTTGAGCGAAGACGAAACATTTAACAAAAGGATACATGAAATT ATGCTGAAAGGTGTAAATTGGTATACAGAAAGGTCAATAAGTGAAATATCATTAGGAGGTCTTTTAATTCTTGTTGTTATAAgaacaatacaatataatatgttTAAAATGAGG GATAAATATCTTCACACAAATTGTTTAGCAGCCTTAGCAAACATGTCGGCGCAGTTCACATCTTTACATCCATATGTTAGtcaacgattattaagtttatttgaaACCCTTGCAAAAAAACATGTCAAGCTGGAAGCAAAAATACGCGCACAACCACAAATTTCTTCTGACAGTACTATAGTTACAGTTAATGGAACTATCGCAAATACAGATTTG ATCCAAGATTTAACAATACTTGAAGAGGTGTTGCGAATGGTATTAGAGATTATAAACAGTTGTTTAACATACAGACTTGCACAAAATCCAAATTTGATATATACACTTTTATACAAAAAGGATATTTTTCAACCATTTAGAACGCATTCAGCATTTCAAGACATTGTGCAAAATATAGATTCG GTCATAAACTATTTCTCATATAAATTGGAACAAAAGGATCAATCACAACTTGGTGTTAGCCAGGTATTGACTACGATACAACAAGGTACCAGTGAATGGCCGCGTGACCGTTTAAGG AAATTTCCAGAACTGAAGTTTAAATATGTAGAGGAGGAACAACCCGAAGAATTCTTTATTCCTTATGTGTGGAATGTTGTTTGTCAAAGTGCGCTTTTACATTGGAGTGCGGAAAATATAAAACTGTTTTCACCTCATAGTGGCGAACAGACAACGATTATCGTTTGTTGA